One Actinomycetospora corticicola genomic window, GGCCGGACAGGCCCGGCGCCGCGGCACGGCGGTCGTCGGCGGCCACGGGGATCGTCCCGGTCGGCGCGTCGACCGCGTCCGGTCCGCCCCAGGAGGAGCCGGACTCCAGTTCGCGCGGGGCGGGCCCGGAGTCGGCGACCGTCGCGTGGGGCCGCCCCGCGGGCACCAGCAGCCCGCACACGACGGCCGCGACCACGAAGATCGCCGACGCGACGAGGAACGCCCGGTCGTACCCGGCCAGCGCTGCGGCGCGCGGCGCGAGGCCGACGCCGAGGGCGGTGGCGGTGCCGGCGATCGAGGACAGCAGCGCCGTCCCCACCGAGCCACCGACCTGCTGCATCGTGTTGACCGTCGCCGACGCCACGCCCGCGTCCTGCGGGTCGACGCCGAGGGTCGCGGTGTTGATCGAGGTGGACATCGCGGTGCCCATGCCCAGGCCCATGAGGATCAGCGGCCCGAGCAGACCGCTCACGTACGTCGAACCCGGTGAGAGCTGCGAGAACCAGAACAGGGCGCCCGCCCCGAGCAGCAGGCCCACGAAGATCAGCGGCTTCGGGCCGACCCGGGGGAGCACGATCGCCGGGACGGTCGTCGACGCCGTCATGATCGAGGCGACCATGGGCAGGAACGCCACGCCGGTGAGCACCGGGGAGAGCCCGAGCTCGGTCTGCATCACGTAGGCGAGGAAGAGCGAGAGGCCGAACATCCCCGTCGTCAGGACGAGGATCGTGAGGTAGGAGCCGCCGCGGTAGCGGTCGAGCAGCACGCGCAGGGGCAGCAGCGGCGCGGCGCGCACCCGCTGGACGGCGACGAACACCGCCAGCAGGACCACCCCCGCCGTCAGGAAGGCGTAGACCGGCCAGGAGCCCCAGCCGTCGGTCTCCGCGGTGGCGAACCCGAAGACGACGCCGAAGAGGCCGGCCGAGGCGAGGACGGTGCCGACGAGGTCGAGGCGGGGCCGCTCGCCCGAGGGGTGCGCGGGCATCAGCAGCAGGGCGCCGACCAGGGCGATCACCGCGAACACCACGTTGACGTACATGCACCAGCGCCAGTCGGCGTACTCGGTGAGCGTCCCGCCGAGCAGCAGCCCGATGGCCGCGCCGGAGCCGGCGAGCGCGGAGAACACGCCGAAGGCGCGGGCGCGGTCGCGGCCGGCGGGGAAGGTCGTCGTGAGCAGCGACAGCGCGGCGGGCGCGAGCACCGCGCCGAAC contains:
- a CDS encoding MFS transporter, giving the protein MTQATATAAPPRRWWILAVIGVAQLMVILDNSIVNIALPSAQADLGFSDAQRQWVVTAYALAFGSLLLLGGRLSDLFGRKAAFVVGLIGFAVASVLGGLAPGFGLLVAARALQGVFGAVLAPAALSLLTTTFPAGRDRARAFGVFSALAGSGAAIGLLLGGTLTEYADWRWCMYVNVVFAVIALVGALLLMPAHPSGERPRLDLVGTVLASAGLFGVVFGFATAETDGWGSWPVYAFLTAGVVLLAVFVAVQRVRAAPLLPLRVLLDRYRGGSYLTILVLTTGMFGLSLFLAYVMQTELGLSPVLTGVAFLPMVASIMTASTTVPAIVLPRVGPKPLIFVGLLLGAGALFWFSQLSPGSTYVSGLLGPLILMGLGMGTAMSTSINTATLGVDPQDAGVASATVNTMQQVGGSVGTALLSSIAGTATALGVGLAPRAAALAGYDRAFLVASAIFVVAAVVCGLLVPAGRPHATVADSGPAPRELESGSSWGGPDAVDAPTGTIPVAADDRRAAAPGLSGRVLDGAAPVDGTVTLIDALTGTQVGTTRTDGGRYHFEVPRAGDYLLVVSAAGRRPFAERVRVAAPEFAVARDVNA